DNA from Leptospira terpstrae serovar Hualin str. LT 11-33 = ATCC 700639:
CAAATTTACTCCGAAATTCGTTAAGTGATTTTATTACCATTCAGAAGTGTAAGAATTGAAGTTTTTAGAAAGTTTTTGTAATCCAAAACAAAGATATCTAATCCATCTTCTTTCACTGCTTCTCTTACTTGGTTTGAAGGAAATCCATGAGACCAAGATCCTACTGCCAAGGCATGGCATTGCATAAGAAATAAGAATCCTGATTGTTCGTTTAAAAAAGGAAAAGCCTGTATTAATAAAGGTAGAATTTTAGAAATTTGTTCCTTCAAACTAAGTTTAAATTCTCGTATGGTAGCAATACTTGCATTTTTTTCTAAGATAGTAGGGACAATCGGTAAAAGTTTTAAAAACCGAACATGTCTATCCATTGAATTAACAAACCACTTCGAAAAAAAATCAGCATCGATACTTTTTGTTTCTGATAAAAATACTTCCATGTCCAAAAACCATGCTTCATAATCGGCACTGTGTACTCTAAGACAAAGATCTTCTTTCGTTGGAAAATATAAATAAAGAGTTCCTTTTGCAATTTTTGCACGTTTAGCAACTTCATCCATGGAAAGTTCCGCCCAATCTTTTTTTTGTAAAAGAAAGGCTGCGGATTGAAGTATGGATGTGCGTTTGGAAAGTTTGTCTTTTTCCAAAACAGCTCTCTTTTTTGGCAAACGTTCTGCAATCGGCGCGCGGCTCATACCTTCCTGGATAGGAAGATCCTATAAAATATGCTAGAAAAAAATGGTTATTGACCAGGGGTCAATTTAGAGCAACCACCAGTCATTTATCTTTGACTTGCGGTCACCAAAGAAATTTCTTTTGACTGTAAATATACAATAAGTCTATACAAAATTGGTTTTGTTTGTTATTGTTCGGTCATGAGAATAGATAAATTCTAATACTTTACATTTATCTAAAACAAGGAGATATTTATGAAAGGTCGTCGTTTATTTTGGTTTTTTTTGGCAATTTTACTTGTTATCGAATTGCCGCTCTTGTATGGAAAAACCAATTCATGTCTGACAACAACCGAAGAACAAAAAATTGAAAAACTATTAAAACGTGTGGGAAAAATCCAAGGCAGTTTTATTCGAAATGGAGATTCACATACAGCCGAAGAAGCAGAAAAACATCTTCGATATAAATTACAAGAAGCAAAAAACTCGATTTTTGCACCTGACCCGAAAGAATGGACTGCTAAACTATTCATAGAGAAAATTGCATCAAAATCATTTTTAACAGGGACTCCCTATTTAATAAAAACTTCTGATGGAAAAGAAACTAAATCCTCTGATTGGCTTTTTACAGAATTAGGTAAAATAGAATCTTGTTTATAGAATAATTTTGATTAGTTATTATTTATGATCATATCTATGTCTTAAGGCTATTTGTTATTCTTGAGAAGTTTGGAATCCAAGTTGAGATGGGGAATCACTTTCGGTCGAGAACACTTTGTCCATATATCCAAATTTTCCACCACATAACTCTTTCATTTGATCAGTGCGCTGGTTTACAGTTCCACCAAGGTTTGAGCTGTAACGGATACGATCGAAAGCACCGCTTTCTGGACGAATCCAAACATCAGCAATTTGGTATGTACCTGTTCCTGTCCCAGATGTAACCGACGCACCGGAAGTATAACGATCAAATGTATTGGGAATACGAGACCTATTTCTCCAAAGTCCAGAAGAGTCAAGTAAAGTAGGTGGTTCTTCAAAGTTAGGGACATCACCGCTAGAAGAACCGAGAAATGATATCCATTGCAAACCACCGTTCAAATTGTACTGAGCAAAGGCATAATGTTGAGTATCGCTCTGTATAGGTTCTTTTACAACTGTACTCCAGGATATGTTAGTCGTTAGAAGTTGTAAAATTGAAGTATTTGAAACTGCAATTTGTCTACTATCTCCATAAGTTGCACTTGTGTAGCCATTATAGACAAAGATTTCACGGACACCGCTTATTGTATTAAACTTTGTTATGTAAGGTAATTGAGTTCCTAATGAAGGATGAGTTGTTCCTTCGACACTTCCATCCGTCGTACCAGCAAGATATACATATCCATTTGAATATGATACATTAAATGGAAAGTCGTTCCCTGAACTGGAAATATATTTTTGGAAAATTCCAATGCCATTTTGGTCAATATTTCCGTACAATATATCCGTATCTGACTCGCTTCCTAAACTTGAATTTTCAATACTAGGTAGTTCCAACAGCGGAGTATGTCCATTGCCTCCGTCCAACGTAATAAAAAAATGAAACCTATCTAAATTATCTACAGTTGTCACTAAGTAAATTCCCAAATCTATCGAATCCAAATAGGTATACCAAACTCGACTTCCATCTCCTCGATGCCTTCCCAAATATACTGACATTCCTGCATCAGCTTTTGGAGAAATATTGGATGGAATAAATTGGCCACTTCCCATTGCGATAAAACTTACCGCTAAGTCACCGTTAGAGTATAGATGGAGTCTTGGTTTAAAATTAAGTGAACTATAAACTTCGCCCAAATAATCGATCCATTGAATGTCTCCGTTATTTCTAGCAACACGCATGATAAAAAAGTTTTTTGTGAGACCGGGAGTTCCGGCAAAAGAACCAGTGATTCCTTGTAACTCTCCTGAATTGATAGGGTCCTCAGTGATTCCTACGATGACAATGTCACCATTGGGAAGAAATTGAAAGTCGGTTCCAAACGTGGAATAGTTTCCAGTACCATAACGCCTGTTCCACTGTGAAAAATTTGAACATGAATTGTTTAAAAGAGCGGACTGGATGAGATTTCGTAACCAGAAATCATTGGTTGCTGGATCATTGGGATTGTTTAAGTTTAACTTACAAGAAAAAGCAATCAGAAATAGG
Protein-coding regions in this window:
- a CDS encoding DUF5329 family protein, encoding MKGRRLFWFFLAILLVIELPLLYGKTNSCLTTTEEQKIEKLLKRVGKIQGSFIRNGDSHTAEEAEKHLRYKLQEAKNSIFAPDPKEWTAKLFIEKIASKSFLTGTPYLIKTSDGKETKSSDWLFTELGKIESCL
- a CDS encoding TetR/AcrR family transcriptional regulator → MSRAPIAERLPKKRAVLEKDKLSKRTSILQSAAFLLQKKDWAELSMDEVAKRAKIAKGTLYLYFPTKEDLCLRVHSADYEAWFLDMEVFLSETKSIDADFFSKWFVNSMDRHVRFLKLLPIVPTILEKNASIATIREFKLSLKEQISKILPLLIQAFPFLNEQSGFLFLMQCHALAVGSWSHGFPSNQVREAVKEDGLDIFVLDYKNFLKTSILTLLNGNKIT